The Apium graveolens cultivar Ventura chromosome 10, ASM990537v1, whole genome shotgun sequence nucleotide sequence tttaaaattatatgaGTTGTGGACGGAATGTTGTGTTAGCGGAGAAAAAATATTGATTAACAATTTTATAATTGAAATATATTACAtcatttttgaaaatttttaaaaaaataagctTTTGGCATTTTTTATAAGTAAGACTCTAACGTTTTTTAGaataaaaagaaaattatatGAGTTATGGACGAATTTTAGTGTTAGCGgggaaaaaaatattttttaaattttttttaatgaaaataTATTACGTAAATTTTTACAATTTTAAAAGTTAAGACTTTAGCAAATTTTTAAGTAAGACTTTGGCATTTTTGAGAATACAGCTAAAATTATATGAGTTGTGGACGAATTTTGTGTTAGCGGacaaaaaattattttcataattttataatgaaaatattgTACTAGTTCGTTTCACTTTTCATATCTATAAACTATAAACGGGGACAGATGCAGAAAAAAGAACGAATGCAGTTagttaaatattataatatatttaaaCGTTAAACAAGGACAGATGCATAAAAACGGAGGAAATTCATTAAATttaacaatatattttatttttctttcttaattaggttcataaaataatttaatatactTATATTAATTTAACAAAACTAGAAAAAATTATCgtaaaaaattaagaaaataaaaaaaaccGTGTGCGTATCACGAACATATTACTAGTATAAATAAAACATCAAACAAATTCAAGTAAATATCATTTTCCACAATAGAATTTATTGTATAcgaaaattaaaattaatattcattttgaaaggaaaaaacaatttattttggaattaaatttttttaataatgtACTAATTAATTCGACAAGTGGACTACAAATCTCTTTACTTACAATTCTTCTCATTCTAGTCTCCACGCTTTCATTTCTCTCGCGACTAGGGTTTATTTTGCTCTCCACAAAGTTAGTTCTCAGGTCAGCTCCTTTTCTTACACATGTACAGATATATGTATGTATGAATAATCTATActttttatgtgaatttttgcAATTTCTATTTTAGTTAATCTGTTAATGTTTTAATTGGTAGATCTGAATCCTGTTTTGTGCTATTGTTTGTTGGTATGTGATTGTCGTTGATTGGTTACTTGTAATTACGTTTGTCGTAAACAGAATTTTTCCGGGATTATAATCTCGGGATTATTATTCATTCAGTTTGTTCCGGGGATCACTATTGATATTGTTCGTTGTAAACAGAAATGTGAACATCTAGTGCCATGTTTGTTTTTTGGGTTTATTATATCGGGATTATTATTCATTCATTTTGTTTCGGGGAGCACTAATGACATCGTGTGATTTTGTTCGTCACCAACAGAAATGTGAAATGTGTTGGGATTTTGTTGTGATTTTGTTTCATGTTTTTGTTGGTCATGTTTGTTTCGGGGAGCTATTATCCTAAAATTATCTTCTCGGTGGATGTGAAATGTGTTGGGATAGGATCTGGTTTTGAATTGTCCTCTTGGTGGATGTTAGAATGTAGAATATCGTGCAtttatttctttttaaaatttatactgGTCAGTTATTAATTAGGGGTGCATATCTTGACTCTTGATGCTTTGTTGTTACCATCTTATTTTCTGATTGCTATCTTTGAGTTATTTACTTGTTGGAATTGATGCATAGTTTATGAAGTTGATTGAGGTAATTGGGATCCTTATTCTCTTTAAGAACATAAACAAACAAAGGGGTTTATTTAATCAGTGCTAATTGTATTAATTGTTTTTAACATTTTCAAGATGAACTAGTGTAATACAAGCATGTGAATTATGTTTTAATTAGTAGCCAGAAAAGATCTTAAAGACCTTATTTACCCATATGTATAAACGATAAAGATATGTGTGGAACAAAGAACTTATAAATGCTGTCAGATCACTGATTTGTGCACTTTAGGTGTTCACCATATGAAAACTTGTTCTTTTCCAGTAGCTCCTGTAACCAAGGGTCTATGGCTGACTTATATCGCACACCATCATTTAGCTATTGCGATTCTTTTCCTAATAGCAGGTCATTTGTATAAGACCAACCGGGGAATTGCTCATGGCCCTAAAAGATATTTTAGAGGCTCATAAAAGTCCATTTACGGGTCAGGCACATAAAGGTATATATGAGAGATCCTAACCTAACAACATTGTGGAATGCTCAATTATCTCTTAACCTAGCTATGTTAGGCTCTTTAACCATTATTATAGTTCACCATATGTATTCTATGCCCCCTTATCCGTATCTAGCTACTGACTATGGTACACAATTGTCATTGTTTACACTACACATGGTTGCCGCTGCCGCGCATGCCAGTTTTATGGTGAGACTATAATCCTATTACTCGATACAATGATCTATTGGATTGTGTCCTTGAGCATCATGATGCAATCATATCACATCTCAAGTGGGCATGTATAAATCACGTTTTATACGTTGCTTGTCAATTCATGAGTAAGAAATGATAAAGACATTGTTTTATAAACGCCTTAGGAAGTTACTGATGACCTAGGTTACCTCGAGATATTCTCATTGAAAGAACAAAACCCCAGCTTTCTGTATGAGTTGGGATGTTTTTGTTTTTCGGGTTTCGGTGGCGGTTTGGTTTCTGATTTTATGGTTCAATTTTTATTAGACCTGAACCATATTTTCCGTTGTCATCCATGCAGTAGTAGTTCATCATCTCACAATGCTTGTGAGATATGAAGCATAGACAAGTGGGTACCCTCTTTTCAACTATTGTTGATTAGTTTTTGTAATATTATTGGTTGATATCCTTATTCGTTGAGGATAAGTTGTTTTTGAGAGTGTATGAAATAGACTTTGTATCTTTAACCAGCTGGCATGCCACACGGTACAAATGTTTTATTTGTTACTTCTTTGGTGCTAGAAGTGTAAAGAGTAACGTAAGTTATTGTTTTTTGAGTTTACAGGCTTCTGACTGGAAAGTTAAATGGCTGGCGGTAGGGTTGCTCATGCTACCTTGACAGGACCAAGTGTGGTGAAGGAGATAGTTATTGCAACTGTACTTGGCATGTGTGCAGGTGGTTTATGGAAGATGCATCACTGGAATGAGCAGAAGAAGACCAGAACATTCTACGACCTTCTTGAGAAAGGCAAGATTGGCGTGGTTGTCGAAGAATGATATACCTGATAAAGGGACCATAATTGACATCCACATCTAAGCTTGTTTCGCTTTCTTTTGTCTATGCTCACATCATAATCATATTCCCTTTGggaaatgaaaaataaaatagaTGTATTTGTATGGTGCTGGTTATTTTCTTCATTTGATTTTGAAGACTTGTACAATATCGCATTTTTGATTCTGATACCATCGTAAACTATTATTTTTCATTAAAAACAGCACCAATTATGCCATTAATATCATATTTGCCAATTGTTCATTAAGTACATATTCGGATTTTAGAGAACCTTGTGCATTTCAGGATATCTGCCTTGGTTTTGATTACTTCAGTCTCTCTTGGCTCATTTCTGACACTCGACTGCTTTACGTAGTTTACGGAAATATTTGCAAGAGCCCTGAATGCGCAACTTCGGTCCTGTTTAGGCGacatttataaatttttttaaaaattgtagtTCTAAATAATTTCTAATTTTGGGCTAATGCAGGGTAAAACTGAGCGATCAACAATTCTAATTAAATAACTGTTATAAGTGTAAGATCTAGTTGAATCCCACAGAAATAGAAAAACTATTTCTTCAAATATATAAAATCTACATTTTTGAAAATAAGTCAAAGCATCTTTTATCAGAAAAAAACCATCCTCTAAAATAATCCTAGTAATTTTTTgattttacaaaataattttaataaaatgttTTTCACTAAAACGAAGCTCAACAAACGACGTCGCTCAACACCATCTCTCCAGATCGATTTTGTTCTAAAAAACCCAACACTTCACAGTTCACACCATAAACTCCGATTACAAAACATAAAACTCACCGTCAACATATACACACAAACGAACATATACACACAAACATTCTTCAGTACCAAAATGGAGGTAATAGACGCGCCAATCGATGACAAAGCGAAGAGAATGAGAGATCTACTCTCAAGCTTTTACTCTCAGGACAATTCTACTTCTAGTTCTGATCCACTTGATTCGAGTCACGCTTCAGCAAGATACGCAACGCTTGATTCTATTAATACTACCGGTTTTGACGCCGATCAGTACATGAATCTTCTCGTGAGCTCCGGTTCTAGCTCTGTTGTTACTGTCATTTTGTAGATCTGATTTGTTTGGTTTTGTAAGCGTTTTTTTGTGTAGTTACTTGTTTACGGAATTAGTTTTGAATTGTTTAATTGTAGTAGGTGTTAGCATTTCTAGGTTTACGTGTTTACGATATTAGTTGGGAATTGTTTAGTTCTATTAGCATTTGTAAGTTTATCTGTTTCCGATATTAGTTGTGAACTGTTGAATTATATTAGCATTTCTAAATTTATGTGTTTATGATATTAGTTGCGGATTGTTTAATTGTATCAGCATTTGTAAGTTTAGGTGTTTACAATATTAGTTGCGAATGTGAGCAGTGGTTTCGTAAATTGTAAGAAGTAAATTAATTAGGATTAGAATTATGTATGTGATATTAGGTGATTAAAATGACATTTTAAGTATTTGTACGTTTAATTAGTAAAAGCAGTTGTGAGTGAGTTGAGGCGGAGGTTTTGGAAACAAAATGATTTGTTAGAATTAGAAGTAGATATTTAGTTAGTTTCAATAGTAACTAAAACAGTAGAACTTTTGTTTATGTGTATTAGCATTGGTATGTTATGTCTTTACGATATTAGTTGCGAACGTGAGGTGGAGTTTTGTAAATTGTAGaaatgaattaattatgattagAATTATGTATGTGATATTATGTGATTTAAATGGCATTTTAAGCATTTGTTCAATTTAATCAGAAAGAAGCTTTGAGTGATTTGAGGCAGAGGTTTTGGAAACGAAATGATTTGTTAGAAGTAGAGATTTCGATAGTTTCAATAGTAACTAAAAGAGTTGAACTGTATAAGTAGATCTAATTTGTTTATTTGTATTAGCATTGGTTAGTCGATATTAGTTGCGAACGTGAGGTGGAGTTTTGTAAATTGTAAGAAATAAATTAGTTAGGATTAGAAATATGTATGTGATATTATGTGATTAAAATGACATTTTAAGCATGTATTCATCTAATTAGTAACTGTAGTTGTGAGTAAACAGTAAAACTGAATTAGTAGATCTAATTTGTTTACTTTGTATTATTATTAGTAACGATATTAGTTGCGAATTTAAACTCTAATTTGGTAAACTgtaagaaataaataaataaaatttttaagaaataaataaataaaattatgtaagaaataaataaataaaatttttaataaataattaacctTGATTAATTGATTGGAACGATTTATTTAGAACTAGAGGTATCTACGGTTTGTACAGAAGCTAATGCAGTAGAACTTCAGTAATTTAGTGATCTCAATAGAATGGTACTTTTTCTCGCTCCTGATTATACTTGATGCAGTGTATTTAATAACTTTTTTTAATTGATTGAAATTATGTATTCAGAACTAGAGATCACGACAGTTTGAACAGTAACTGCGATACTGGAACTTTGATATAAAAACAACCTTAATAGGTCCAGACTATTGTGGATACATTGGATTTTTAACCTCGATAAATTACTACAGTTATCTTGTTCCAAAGCTATCAATTTGTAGAGGTTTTATTTTGCTACTTTAATTAAGCTAGcgatatatttttaaaagaatattgaatACAGCCGGTCAAGGCCCTCTGCATTATTAGCACCATTAGGCGAGATAGGGGCTTGATATACTTAACGTTAAATCTATACTAAACTATAATAACCGAATAggggtataatttgtagtttggttaacccTGTTTTTGGTTATCCCTTTCGATCACGACCGTCAGATCTTTTAACCAAATGATCATAACCGTTAGATCCGAATACTAAAAAAAATACACCAGCCAAGATTACAGGTTTGAATCCCgccaacaacaaacatttatattattatttataaaattacaaaataaaattCTAGGTTCGACTCCTgccaacaacaaacatttatattaatatttataaataaatacacTAACCAAGTTCACAGATTCGAACCCCGCCAACATCAAgcatttaattattatttataaataagatTAATGGTTCAAATCTCATCAACCATATACTATTTTATACTATACTATTTGATTTAACTTAAACTTATACACAATCAAATTATAACTATATTGTTATTAATTAacgtatttatttatttatattagaatttcaataaaatcatataaaatataaataaaaaaatataaatattcacagaacccgtgcatcgcacggggtTTAAGCTAGTTACTGTTAATAACCAGTTTATGCGTTGGACATACTGCTTGATTAAATGGAACCAAATGGAGTCCGAAACAAGGTTTTTTGGACCTTTTTGATGCTAAGTGCTGtaagtttttttaatttttttttttaaaattttttatgtTACAATACCATTGGGAAATAAGTTAATATTTTGATTCTATGCTTACTATGTTATTTCTGCTACATAAAACTTTGACAATACAATGTAGGGTTGCTATTGAGTTTACAATCCTTCCGTTGTGCCTTATGTTCTTAGTTCGGTTTTAATTTATTGTCGCTAATTGAAACGTAACTTTATGTTCAGGTTCAAAAGTCAAATTTAAATGGATTACTTCAGAAACATGTTGAAATGGCGTCTGAGATAAAGAATCTCGACACTGACTTGCAGATGTTAGTCTATGAAAATTACAGCAAATTTATTAGCGCAACAGACACAATTAAGAGGTTGAACTAATTCCTTCACTCTATAATTCATTTGTTCTATTTCAGTTCTGTAGAATAGTTTATTCAATAAGAGAAATTACTGTTTGAAGTAGCACCACCAAATTGTGAACTAGTTACTTGTAGACACAATTTAATCctgaatattatatatatatatgcatattttAAGTACTGCTAAATGTTGATCGAGCTGTAACTGATGTTTCAGAATGAAAAGTAATATTGTGGGCATGGAAGTCAATATGGAGCAGCTCTTAGAGAAGGTTGTATAAGTATAAGTTTATTTTACCATAATATGTTGTCATTCAAAACCAGAGAGAAACGTTCATGCGGATAAAGCTTTACAATCTTTTTTTAATACCATCACAGATATTATCTGTGCAATCTAGAAGTGATGGGGTCAATACCTCTCTTTGCGAAAAGAGAGAGCACATAGAGAAATTGCACCGTACACGCAATCTTCTGCGTAAAGTTCAGGTAATATGTCAACTTTTTAAAGGTACAAAATATTTAGCTCTATCCGGACTTCTCATGTGTATGCTCGAACTTGCCTTACTAAAGGAGTAAAAGATTTTTCTTTAAGAAGATATAGAAACCATCATGTTACTTTTTTAGCTTACAGAAAAGTTACTTGCTAGAGTTTTTTCAATAACTTACAAGTAGAAGTAAGTTTTTACTCCCAATTTAATTATATATGTTTGGATACTTCTATTGACAATGTATAACCTACAAGCTTCTAAGAGTTAAAAAAGACGATGAAATAAAAAGACTTGACTGACAGTTAGATTGTTAATATATTGTGTTGAGCAAAggaaaattaatattttttcaATGTCGAGTCAAGTACAAAAATTAAAAAGAGTCAAACATAAGAATACACCCTTTGTCCCTTCCTACTTTCAGAAATTCAATCCATACGTCAATTTTATCTGCAAGTCATTACTTGATAAAACAGACCACTCGGGGGTGCATGTGGAattagaaattttaagttggtATTAACTTATAAACTGGTCTCTGAACATGCCCATAGTCATTTACTATGCTCCTTGACTTACTATCCATCTGTTTTGTACAAAGAATTATCTCCTCAATGAACGGTGCTCCTTGAATTCAATTGCTTTCTATATTATTTGCCTTTAGTTATATACCTTTTTCTGGATAATATGCTGAATTAATGTAATTTAGCCAGCATAACTTGTGATTGATCTTCATGTGGACATGAAGAATGGGATAGATGTTACACTTTATATTGTATTTTATGTACATTCTGTAAACTTTACTGTCTTGCTACGGATGAGTCACACAAATTTATTTTATGTGGAAAAGAGCAGTTCATATATGATTTACCTACAAGACTTGGAAATTGTATCAGTTCTGAATCTTATGCTGATGCGGTGAGGTTGTACACAGGTGCCATGCCAATATTTGAGGTTAACTCTTTCACCGTCCTGCAACTATCTACCTAATCTTTGTCCTCTTTTTTTTCGCAATACTAATTCCtcgaaaaaaattgaaatttacGATCATTGATTTTTTAGGCATACGGAGATTCTTCATTTTTGGATTGCAAGATGGCATCCGAAGAAGCAATTCATGTAATTATAAACAACTTGCAGGTATGTTCTTTCCATCTCCAGTTAACTTTGGCATAGATACTAGTGTCCTGTCACCTCATACCTGTTACTGCTGCTCTGGCTTATATAAAACCTTTTATCAATGCAGTATGTTATCAAAAAGTACTTAAAGGATGTGAAGTAAGAAAATAAGAATTCACGATAAGGGTTTATGTTTAGAGATTCGAAAATCATTATAGGTAGTAGACATTGTACAAATGTTTCTGAAGATGAATAAGGCAGAAATATTGAGGAGCCTTCAGGAATGGTTGTTGGAATTGGATCTTTCAAGTGACTTTTGTGTCATTTTTCCTAAAACCAATATATCTGCTGTATATCTCGTGGCTGATGGCACCATAAATTCAAAGTATTCGTTGAAATCGTTACACATTGGTATTGGCATATTAGATACAAACGTGTGTGCGATACTATGCACTTAAAAACCTTTTTGATATTTCATCTTCTTCAGATTTGACTTATATATAGATATTAAATATAGAATAAACTTTTTTTTCTTGGATGTTTTCAAAAGATAAATCTTTTTAGTCATACCTCAATCGATCTAGACTTTCAACTTTTTTCATATTTAGGACTTATGATTATTGACTCCTAATGATGATATAAATTATCTAATAGATAACCATATTATGGCATGGCCCAGATGtataaatatctaataattaaatttaaCCACATATCGAAGTATTAAAGTATTGTCAATTTATGATACAAGTAATTATTTACAGCTATGCTCATACATTTTATCAAAtagtacaaaataaaataaaagaagtTTAATTACTTCTCAGATGCATGGACTAGACATATCATGATAATTGGGTATATGCATGATATATTGTATATTATTATTGCATCTTCCTGATTAATAATAACATTATCATAGATATGCTCAGAAGACATCAATGTATAAATCACCCTGGAGATCGCTTATATTGAAAGATTGCCTGACAAATCTTTCTTTCTTTCAGGAAAAAGTATTTTCAGATTCAGAGTCCATACAGAAAAGAGCTGAATCTGTAATGTTATTGAAGCAATTGGATATCCCGGTACTGCATTAAGTTTCGGATTTTTTAATCTGCAGATGTTATATTTATTTAGTATTATTTTTACTTTAGTTTGTTACATGCATACATCTCCCTGGTCAAAATGTCAATATTGGCTGAGTATATCATGGATTTGGTTTAATTAGGTGTTTCAGTGTCAAACCTAAGGGT carries:
- the LOC141693758 gene encoding cytochrome c oxidase subunit 5C — translated: MAGGRVAHATLTGPSVVKEIVIATVLGMCAGGLWKMHHWNEQKKTRTFYDLLEKGKIGVVVEE